A portion of the Chromobacterium sp. IIBBL 290-4 genome contains these proteins:
- the acpS gene encoding holo-ACP synthase: protein MIYGIGSDLVEIERMAALHQRWGVKAGRRILTVAEQAEFENHADPTRFLAKRFAVKEAFAKALGTGVVEPALLTAIGVAHDELGKPLLVLSEALADFVAARGVSRMHVTISDERGHALAFVVLESAS from the coding sequence ATGATTTACGGCATAGGCAGCGATCTGGTCGAAATCGAACGCATGGCCGCGCTGCACCAGCGCTGGGGCGTCAAGGCCGGGCGGCGGATTCTGACCGTGGCCGAGCAGGCCGAGTTTGAAAATCATGCCGACCCCACGCGTTTCCTGGCCAAGCGCTTCGCAGTCAAAGAGGCTTTCGCCAAGGCGCTGGGAACCGGCGTGGTCGAACCCGCCTTGCTGACCGCTATTGGCGTGGCTCACGATGAACTTGGCAAGCCTTTGCTGGTCTTGTCCGAAGCGCTGGCCGATTTTGTCGCCGCGCGCGGCGTGAGCCGCATGCATGTGACGATCAGCGACGAGCGTGGCCACGCGCTGGCCTTTGTCGTATTGGAATCCGCATCGTAG
- the pdxJ gene encoding pyridoxine 5'-phosphate synthase, whose protein sequence is MILLGVNIDHVATLRQARGTRYPSPVEAALVAESSGADLITLHLREDRRHIQDADVKAMRPVLKTRMNLEMAMTPEMLAHALEVAPEDVCLVPEKREEVTTEGGLDVRGHYADVSHYTAKLTEAGIRVSIFIDPDREQIQKAYQAGARVIELHTGAYADAPHAQEREAELTRIREAAEFGASLGMVVNAGHGLNYHNVKPIAAIPQIAELNIGHAIVAHALFVGFPQAVREMKALMIEGRQGL, encoded by the coding sequence ATGATTTTATTGGGCGTAAACATCGATCACGTCGCCACCCTGCGCCAGGCGCGCGGCACCCGTTACCCCAGCCCGGTGGAAGCCGCCCTGGTGGCCGAATCCAGCGGCGCCGACCTGATCACGCTGCATCTGCGCGAAGACCGCCGCCACATCCAGGACGCCGATGTGAAGGCCATGCGTCCGGTGCTGAAAACCCGCATGAATCTGGAAATGGCGATGACGCCGGAAATGCTGGCTCACGCGCTGGAAGTGGCGCCGGAAGACGTCTGCCTGGTGCCGGAAAAGCGCGAGGAAGTGACCACCGAAGGTGGTCTGGACGTGCGCGGCCATTACGCGGATGTCAGCCACTATACCGCCAAGCTGACCGAGGCCGGCATTCGCGTGTCCATCTTCATCGATCCGGACCGCGAGCAAATCCAGAAAGCCTACCAGGCCGGCGCGCGCGTGATCGAGCTGCATACCGGCGCTTACGCCGACGCGCCGCATGCCCAGGAGCGCGAGGCTGAGCTGACCCGCATCCGCGAGGCGGCTGAGTTCGGCGCCAGCCTGGGCATGGTGGTCAACGCCGGCCACGGTTTGAACTATCACAACGTCAAGCCCATCGCCGCCATTCCGCAGATCGCCGAGCTGAACATCGGCCACGCCATCGTCGCCCACGCGCTGTTTGTCGGCTTCCCGCAGGCGGTGCGCGAAATGAAGGCGCTGATGATAGAAGGCCGCCAGGGGCTGTAA
- the recO gene encoding DNA repair protein RecO — protein MSQPGRVDKQPGYILHTQPHRETSLLLEVLTRDHGRFSLVARSARRPRSDLRGVLLPFQPLTLSWFGKSELRTLHAADWDGGVRALSGLPLVCGFYLNELMMKLTARDDPEPRAFSVYDRAVRDLSRGVPLSAALRRYELKLSQVLGYAPALNRDGQGDAIDPQRHYLCRDAAQPEPDDYPDQMLNGRATRMSGEALLAIHEDDFSLPATRGQARQLSRVWLSALLGDEPLASRQLLQAIQSLSD, from the coding sequence ATGAGCCAGCCGGGCCGGGTGGACAAGCAGCCGGGTTATATTCTGCATACCCAGCCGCATCGCGAGACCAGCCTGCTGCTGGAAGTGTTGACGCGTGATCATGGCCGTTTCAGCCTGGTGGCGCGCAGCGCGCGCCGGCCGCGCTCCGATTTGCGCGGCGTGTTGCTGCCGTTTCAGCCGCTGACACTGTCCTGGTTCGGCAAAAGCGAGCTGCGCACGCTGCATGCGGCCGATTGGGACGGCGGGGTGCGGGCCTTGTCCGGCTTGCCGCTGGTTTGCGGCTTTTATTTGAATGAATTGATGATGAAGCTCACGGCGCGGGACGATCCCGAACCGCGGGCTTTTTCCGTTTATGACCGGGCGGTGCGCGACCTGTCGCGCGGCGTGCCTTTGTCCGCCGCCTTGCGCCGCTATGAATTGAAGCTGTCGCAGGTGCTGGGCTATGCGCCGGCGCTGAACCGGGACGGGCAGGGCGACGCCATCGACCCGCAGCGGCATTATCTGTGCAGAGACGCGGCGCAGCCGGAGCCGGACGACTATCCGGACCAGATGCTGAATGGCCGGGCGACCCGCATGTCCGGCGAGGCGCTGCTGGCCATCCATGAAGATGATTTCAGCCTGCCGGCCACGCGCGGGCAGGCGCGGCAGCTGAGCCGGGTTTGGTTGTCCGCGCTATTGGGCGACGAGCCTTTGGCTTCGCGCCAATTATTGCAGGCCATCCAGTCCTTGTCGGACTGA
- a CDS encoding antibiotic biosynthesis monooxygenase, translated as MKPLDSGLAQPCWAVKLEAPTPALAALSVCALRLASAQPGCLGGDAVEQLSFWDSVDAIAAWRDRVEQLVRQRLGRGAGEFEFTVSHRLPEGACA; from the coding sequence ATGAAACCGCTGGACTCAGGTTTGGCCCAGCCTTGCTGGGCCGTGAAGCTGGAGGCGCCCACTCCGGCGCTGGCCGCCTTGTCGGTGTGCGCTTTGCGCCTGGCGTCGGCCCAACCCGGTTGCCTGGGAGGCGACGCTGTCGAGCAGCTCAGCTTCTGGGACAGCGTGGACGCCATCGCCGCCTGGCGCGACCGGGTGGAGCAGCTGGTGCGCCAGCGCCTGGGGCGCGGGGCCGGCGAGTTCGAGTTCACCGTCAGCCACCGCCTGCCCGAGGGCGCTTGCGCATGA
- the era gene encoding GTPase Era: protein MTDTPFHCGFVAIVGRPNVGKSTLMNHLIGQKISITSKKSQTTRHRVTGIHTEDAAQFVFVDTPGFQTYHKGALNEALNKSVKDSLGSVDCVLFLLEAMRFTAADKEVMALLPKKTPVILVVNKLDKAKDKLTLQAFIDEVTAEFEFAGVEVVSAKHGQRLAELLDQVRPHLPESMPLYPEDMITDKNERFLAAEIVREKLFRYLGEELPYEMNVEVEMFEMDGALRRIHIAVLVDKEHQKPIVIGRAGEKLKKISTEARLDMEKLFDGKVFLQVWVKVKSGWADDVRFLREFGLD, encoded by the coding sequence ATGACCGATACACCATTCCACTGCGGCTTCGTCGCCATCGTCGGCCGCCCCAATGTGGGCAAATCCACGCTGATGAACCACCTGATCGGCCAGAAGATCAGCATCACCTCCAAGAAATCGCAAACCACGCGCCACCGCGTCACTGGCATCCATACCGAAGACGCGGCGCAGTTTGTCTTCGTCGATACGCCTGGTTTCCAGACCTATCACAAAGGCGCGCTCAACGAGGCGCTGAACAAGAGCGTGAAAGATTCGCTCGGCAGCGTGGACTGCGTGCTGTTCCTGCTGGAAGCGATGCGTTTCACCGCCGCCGACAAGGAAGTGATGGCGCTACTGCCCAAGAAGACCCCGGTCATCCTGGTGGTGAACAAGCTGGACAAGGCCAAGGACAAGCTGACGCTGCAGGCCTTCATCGACGAAGTGACCGCCGAATTCGAATTCGCCGGCGTCGAAGTGGTCAGCGCCAAGCATGGCCAGCGGCTGGCCGAGCTGCTGGATCAGGTGCGCCCGCATCTGCCGGAATCGATGCCGCTCTACCCTGAGGACATGATCACCGACAAGAACGAACGCTTCCTGGCCGCTGAAATCGTCCGCGAAAAGCTGTTCCGCTACCTGGGCGAAGAGCTGCCGTACGAAATGAACGTGGAAGTGGAAATGTTCGAGATGGACGGCGCGCTGCGCCGCATCCATATCGCGGTGCTGGTGGACAAGGAGCATCAGAAGCCCATCGTGATCGGCCGCGCCGGCGAGAAGCTGAAAAAGATCTCCACCGAGGCGCGCCTGGACATGGAAAAGCTGTTCGACGGCAAAGTATTCCTGCAAGTCTGGGTGAAGGTGAAGTCCGGCTGGGCCGATGACGTCCGCTTCCTGCGCGAGTTCGGCCTGGACTGA
- the rnc gene encoding ribonuclease III: protein MTQIDNRFRRLSQALDYAFQKPELLRQALTHRSYSSTNNERFEFVGDSILNYTVARMLFDQFPQLTEGELSRLRANLVNQNTLAEIAHELKLGDYLYLGEGELKSGGFNRPSILADAVEATFAAVSFDSDFAAAEQVVRRLYNQRVATIDTTRQAKDAKTRLQEALQARKLALPKYRILSQSGEAHEQSFKVECDLGELALISTGDGGSRRAAEQQAAEAALVLLEQKLAASKKRS, encoded by the coding sequence GTGACCCAAATCGACAACCGATTCCGGCGCCTGTCCCAGGCGCTGGACTATGCATTTCAAAAGCCGGAACTGCTGCGGCAGGCCTTGACCCATCGCAGCTATAGCAGCACCAACAACGAGCGTTTCGAGTTCGTCGGCGACAGCATCCTCAATTACACCGTGGCCCGCATGCTGTTCGATCAGTTTCCGCAGCTGACCGAGGGCGAGCTGTCGCGGCTGCGCGCCAATCTGGTCAATCAGAACACGCTGGCGGAAATCGCCCATGAGCTGAAACTGGGCGACTATCTCTACCTGGGCGAGGGCGAGCTCAAGAGCGGCGGCTTCAATCGGCCGTCCATCCTGGCCGACGCGGTGGAGGCGACCTTCGCCGCGGTCAGCTTCGATTCCGACTTCGCCGCCGCCGAGCAAGTGGTGCGCCGCTTGTATAATCAGCGAGTGGCCACCATCGACACCACGCGCCAGGCCAAGGACGCGAAAACCCGCTTGCAGGAAGCGCTGCAAGCGCGCAAGCTGGCCTTGCCGAAATACCGCATTTTGTCGCAAAGCGGCGAAGCGCACGAACAATCGTTCAAGGTGGAATGCGATCTGGGCGAACTGGCCCTGATTTCCACAGGCGACGGCGGCAGCCGCCGCGCCGCCGAGCAGCAGGCAGCCGAAGCGGCGTTGGTCCTGCTGGAACAGAAACTCGCAGCAAGCAAGAAAAGATCATGA
- a CDS encoding DUF4845 domain-containing protein, whose translation MKRQQGMSLAAVLMFLVLVGFAVLAIFKIAPVYSEFGDVRNTLKGLAIETNVGEHTLRQEFDQRASVAGIISIKGENLTVIAGNGSNYLRAQYKREVPLFGNVSLLFNFDTEAGQPSAQ comes from the coding sequence ATGAAACGACAACAAGGCATGTCCCTGGCGGCGGTTCTGATGTTTCTGGTTCTGGTCGGTTTCGCCGTCCTGGCGATCTTCAAGATCGCGCCGGTCTATTCCGAATTCGGGGATGTGCGCAACACGCTCAAAGGCTTGGCGATTGAAACCAATGTCGGCGAGCACACCTTGCGGCAAGAGTTCGATCAGCGCGCCAGCGTGGCGGGCATCATTTCCATCAAGGGCGAGAACCTGACGGTGATCGCCGGCAACGGCAGCAATTACCTGCGCGCTCAGTACAAGCGCGAAGTGCCCTTGTTCGGCAACGTCAGTCTGCTATTCAATTTCGACACCGAGGCAGGCCAGCCGTCTGCCCAGTAA
- the lepB gene encoding signal peptidase I translates to MGSNLFWVFVAAAVIGAVLVLVGGKKQPGDKDWPQSVQWGYLALVIGGFGLLSDFMSFTAVMLVFVLITGAVWALDKWLLARKRAATGAQAGHFVDYSRGFFPVIFVVFVLRSFLVEPFQIPSSSMRPGLVVGDFILVNKFTYGIRVPVLNNVLVPVNQVQHGDVVVFNYPPNPKVNYIKRVIGLPGDTVEYRNKRLTVNGKPLTDVQDGTYDYLEQGLMQITANRYKESQSGKNYHVLNNPGTPVVALSQVQDFAYRDNCRYDDDGFTCKVPQGHYFMMGDNRDNSSDGRYWGFVDDKLMVGKAFMIWMNFSDLSRIGSKVQ, encoded by the coding sequence GTGGGTTCCAACCTGTTCTGGGTATTCGTGGCCGCCGCCGTGATCGGCGCGGTGCTGGTGCTGGTGGGCGGCAAGAAACAGCCGGGCGACAAAGACTGGCCGCAGTCGGTGCAATGGGGCTATCTGGCCCTGGTGATCGGCGGCTTCGGCCTGTTGTCCGACTTCATGAGCTTTACCGCCGTGATGCTGGTCTTCGTGCTGATCACCGGCGCAGTGTGGGCGCTGGATAAATGGCTGCTGGCCAGGAAGCGCGCCGCCACGGGCGCCCAGGCAGGCCACTTCGTCGATTATTCCCGCGGCTTCTTCCCGGTGATTTTCGTCGTCTTCGTGCTGCGCTCCTTCCTGGTGGAGCCGTTCCAGATCCCGTCCAGCTCGATGCGGCCGGGCCTGGTGGTCGGCGATTTCATCCTGGTCAACAAGTTCACCTATGGCATCCGCGTGCCGGTGCTGAACAATGTGCTGGTGCCGGTGAACCAGGTGCAGCATGGCGATGTGGTGGTGTTCAACTATCCGCCCAATCCCAAGGTCAATTACATCAAGCGCGTGATCGGCCTGCCGGGCGACACCGTGGAGTATCGCAACAAGCGCCTGACGGTGAACGGCAAGCCGCTGACCGATGTCCAGGACGGCACTTACGATTACCTGGAGCAGGGCCTGATGCAGATCACGGCCAATCGCTACAAGGAAAGCCAGAGCGGCAAGAACTACCATGTGCTGAACAACCCCGGCACGCCGGTGGTGGCCTTGAGCCAGGTGCAGGATTTCGCCTATCGCGACAATTGCCGTTATGATGACGATGGCTTCACTTGCAAAGTGCCGCAGGGCCATTACTTCATGATGGGCGACAACCGCGACAACAGCTCCGACGGCCGCTACTGGGGCTTTGTCGACGACAAGCTGATGGTGGGCAAAGCCTTCATGATCTGGATGAACTTCAGCGACTTGTCGCGCATCGGCAGCAAAGTCCAATAA
- the lepA gene encoding translation elongation factor 4 produces the protein MKNIRNFSIIAHIDHGKSTLADRFIQFCGGLELREMSAQVLDSMDIEKERGITIKAQTAALQYKARDGQVYNLNLIDTPGHVDFSYEVSRSLSACEGALLVVDASQGVEAQTVANCYTAIELGVEVVPVLNKIDLPAADPERISQEIEDIIGIEAVEAVRASAKAGIGIEDILEEVVNKIPPPQGNPDGPLKALIVDSWFDNYVGVVMLVRVIDGSLKPKDKIKFMATGAEHLCEQVGVFTPKSVQKPSLNAGEVGFVIAGIKELKSAKVGDTITLMSNPAVDALPGFKDVQSQVFAGLYPVESHDYEALRDALEKLQLNDASLKFEPEVSQALGFGFRCGFLGLLHLEIVQERLEREFDMDLITTAPTVNYEVVMKDGTVEVVSNPSRMPEAGKYDELREPIITSTILVPQDYVGSVMTLCNQKRGVQRNMQYMGRQVMLTYDLPMNEVVMDFFDKLKSTSRGYASLDYEFKEFQSADLVKLDVLVNGEKVDALSLIVHRASSIYRGRELVSKMRELIPRQMFDIAVQAAIGGHIIARETVKALRKNVLAKCYGGDITRKKKLLEKQKAGKKRMKQVGNVEIPQEAFLAILQVGDK, from the coding sequence ATGAAAAACATTCGAAATTTCTCGATCATTGCCCATATCGACCACGGCAAATCGACTTTGGCCGACCGCTTCATTCAGTTTTGCGGCGGCTTGGAACTGCGCGAGATGAGCGCCCAGGTGCTCGACTCGATGGACATCGAAAAAGAGCGCGGCATCACCATCAAGGCGCAAACCGCCGCGCTGCAATACAAGGCCCGCGACGGCCAGGTGTACAACCTGAACCTGATCGACACCCCGGGACACGTGGACTTCAGCTATGAAGTGTCGCGCTCGCTGTCCGCCTGCGAAGGCGCGCTGCTGGTGGTGGACGCCTCGCAAGGCGTGGAAGCGCAAACAGTCGCCAACTGCTACACCGCCATCGAGCTGGGCGTGGAAGTGGTGCCGGTGCTGAACAAGATCGACCTGCCGGCCGCCGATCCGGAACGCATCTCGCAAGAGATCGAAGACATCATCGGCATCGAGGCCGTTGAAGCGGTGCGCGCGTCCGCCAAGGCCGGCATCGGCATCGAAGACATCCTGGAAGAGGTGGTCAACAAGATCCCCCCGCCGCAAGGCAATCCGGACGGCCCGCTGAAGGCGCTGATCGTCGACTCCTGGTTCGACAACTATGTCGGCGTGGTGATGCTGGTGCGCGTGATCGACGGCTCCTTGAAGCCCAAGGACAAGATCAAATTCATGGCCACCGGCGCCGAGCACCTGTGCGAACAGGTGGGCGTGTTCACGCCCAAGTCGGTGCAGAAGCCGAGCCTGAATGCGGGCGAAGTGGGCTTTGTCATCGCCGGCATCAAGGAACTGAAGTCCGCCAAAGTGGGCGACACCATCACGCTGATGAGCAACCCGGCCGTCGATGCGCTGCCGGGCTTCAAGGACGTGCAGTCTCAGGTGTTCGCCGGCCTGTACCCGGTGGAAAGCCACGATTACGAAGCGCTGCGCGACGCGCTGGAAAAACTGCAGCTGAACGACGCCTCGCTGAAGTTCGAACCGGAAGTGTCGCAGGCCTTGGGCTTCGGCTTCCGCTGCGGCTTCCTCGGCCTCTTGCACCTGGAAATCGTGCAGGAGCGCCTGGAGCGCGAATTCGACATGGACCTGATCACCACCGCGCCGACGGTGAACTACGAAGTGGTGATGAAGGACGGCACGGTGGAAGTGGTGTCCAACCCGTCGCGGATGCCGGAAGCCGGCAAGTACGACGAGCTGCGCGAACCCATCATCACCTCCACCATCCTGGTGCCGCAGGACTATGTCGGCTCGGTGATGACCCTGTGCAACCAGAAGCGCGGCGTGCAGCGCAATATGCAGTACATGGGCCGCCAAGTGATGCTGACCTACGATCTGCCGATGAACGAAGTGGTGATGGACTTCTTCGACAAGCTCAAGTCCACTAGCCGCGGCTATGCCTCGCTGGACTACGAATTCAAGGAGTTCCAGAGCGCCGACCTGGTCAAGCTGGATGTGCTGGTCAACGGCGAAAAGGTCGACGCCTTGAGCCTGATCGTGCACCGCGCCTCCAGCATCTATCGCGGACGCGAACTGGTGTCCAAGATGCGCGAGCTGATCCCGCGCCAAATGTTCGACATCGCGGTGCAGGCGGCCATCGGCGGCCACATCATCGCCCGCGAAACGGTGAAGGCGCTGCGCAAGAACGTGCTGGCCAAGTGCTACGGCGGCGACATCACCCGTAAGAAAAAGCTGCTGGAAAAGCAAAAAGCCGGCAAGAAGCGCATGAAACAGGTGGGCAATGTGGAAATTCCGCAGGAAGCCTTCCTCGCCATTCTTCAAGTAGGGGACAAATAA
- a CDS encoding glutaredoxin family protein, translated as MKLTLYFREYCSLCHQMLAELAPWRERHGFELQVVDVDADPALEARFNELVPVLMDGETEICHWRLDASKLAAHLGEIG; from the coding sequence GTGAAACTGACTTTGTATTTCCGCGAGTATTGCAGCCTGTGCCATCAGATGCTGGCCGAACTCGCGCCGTGGCGCGAACGTCATGGCTTCGAGCTGCAAGTGGTGGACGTGGACGCCGATCCGGCGCTGGAGGCTCGCTTCAACGAGCTGGTGCCGGTATTGATGGATGGCGAAACCGAAATCTGCCATTGGCGCCTGGATGCGTCGAAGTTGGCTGCACACTTGGGCGAAATCGGCTAA
- a CDS encoding DegQ family serine endoprotease, whose protein sequence is MSVKKLLVSAMLSAFVLSAQLPAAMAADLPDFAQIVDAEGKAVVNISTTSTVKEDTADVPDGMQGDPFFEFFRRFAPPQQREHQESSLGSGFIISADGYVLTNAHVVARADTITVKLNDKREFKAKVIGSDARSDVALLKIEAKSLPVVRLGDPKKLKVGQWVLAIGSPFGFESTATSGIVSGKNRRLPDEGSVQFIQTDAAVNPGNSGGPLFNLSGEVVGINSQIYSRSGGFMGISFAIPIDTAMNVADQLKANGKVTRSRIGVVVQELSKELASSFGLSKPNGALINALDPKGPAQKAGLKAGDIILNVDGQPVENGGDLQRLIGDMPPGKALALDVWRARAQVRVNVVPEELKEEDPRIAQREYRKPGEGGEQSLAQIGLRLQELNPAQLKRAGIDYGLLVRAANGVALRAGIQPGDIIVGVGSDPLKSFAQLKAALEKAKKGDSVALQVMRQGVVQFLPLNPDDGK, encoded by the coding sequence ATGTCGGTGAAAAAACTGCTCGTTTCCGCAATGCTGTCAGCATTTGTACTCTCTGCTCAGCTTCCAGCCGCCATGGCGGCGGATTTGCCGGATTTCGCCCAGATCGTCGATGCCGAAGGTAAGGCGGTGGTCAATATCAGCACCACGTCCACGGTCAAGGAAGACACGGCCGATGTGCCGGACGGCATGCAGGGCGATCCTTTCTTTGAGTTCTTCCGCCGTTTCGCGCCGCCGCAGCAGCGCGAGCATCAGGAAAGCTCGCTGGGCTCGGGTTTCATCATTTCCGCCGACGGCTATGTGCTGACCAACGCGCACGTGGTGGCGCGCGCCGATACGATCACCGTCAAACTGAACGACAAGCGCGAGTTCAAAGCCAAGGTGATAGGCTCGGACGCCCGTTCCGATGTGGCGCTGCTGAAGATAGAGGCCAAGAGCCTGCCGGTGGTGCGCTTGGGCGATCCGAAAAAGCTGAAAGTCGGCCAGTGGGTGTTGGCGATAGGCTCGCCGTTCGGCTTCGAAAGCACGGCCACCTCCGGCATCGTGTCCGGCAAGAATCGCCGCCTGCCTGACGAAGGCTCGGTGCAGTTCATTCAGACTGACGCGGCGGTGAATCCGGGCAACTCCGGCGGCCCGCTGTTCAACCTGAGCGGCGAAGTCGTCGGCATCAACTCGCAGATTTACAGCCGCTCCGGCGGCTTCATGGGCATCTCCTTCGCCATTCCCATCGATACCGCCATGAATGTGGCGGATCAGCTGAAGGCGAATGGCAAGGTGACGCGCAGCCGCATCGGCGTGGTGGTGCAGGAGTTGAGCAAGGAGTTGGCGTCCTCTTTCGGCCTGTCCAAGCCCAATGGCGCGCTGATCAATGCGCTGGATCCCAAGGGCCCGGCGCAGAAGGCAGGTCTGAAGGCGGGCGACATCATCCTGAATGTGGATGGCCAGCCGGTTGAGAATGGCGGCGATTTGCAGCGTCTGATCGGCGACATGCCGCCGGGCAAGGCTTTGGCGCTGGATGTCTGGCGCGCCCGCGCCCAGGTGCGCGTCAATGTGGTGCCGGAGGAGTTGAAGGAAGAAGATCCGCGCATCGCGCAGCGCGAATACCGCAAGCCGGGCGAGGGCGGCGAGCAAAGCCTGGCGCAGATCGGCCTGCGTTTGCAGGAGCTGAATCCCGCCCAGCTCAAGCGCGCCGGCATCGACTACGGCCTGCTGGTGCGCGCCGCCAATGGCGTGGCCCTGCGCGCCGGCATCCAGCCGGGGGACATCATCGTCGGGGTCGGCAGCGATCCGCTGAAGAGCTTCGCCCAGCTGAAGGCCGCGCTGGAAAAAGCCAAGAAGGGCGACTCGGTGGCCTTGCAGGTGATGCGCCAGGGCGTGGTACAGTTCCTGCCTTTGAACCCGGACGACGGCAAGTGA
- a CDS encoding MucB/RseB C-terminal domain-containing protein, translating into MRVVPLIGVMMLGAGAAAHAEDDVQLLRNVGNAGLQQQLDGTYLHQMNGMLETFRIVRQGQGDNVREKRTSLDGPSREVVRQGNELTCYASDKRALMACRISAMRLFPAMLPDDVEDISRSYVLKRTGHDRVAQRDCQWLDLQPRDQQRYTLRLCIEPTSYLPLKAITLTPRGDAVEQFTFTNVELVGAKDKKAYKPRLAQKMPIGQGRMMGAGADEAAQSDVTGLPQGFRLLRSAQRVLPGAGNKQVRNMVLSDGLVMLSVFAEPAPSDNAKLERAGNLHGAINMATSYQNDVRLTAVGDLPPTALIALLKGMHIKGD; encoded by the coding sequence ATGCGTGTAGTTCCTCTGATTGGCGTCATGATGTTGGGGGCCGGCGCGGCGGCTCATGCGGAAGATGATGTCCAGCTGCTGCGCAATGTCGGCAATGCCGGCCTGCAGCAGCAGTTGGACGGCACCTATCTGCACCAGATGAACGGCATGCTGGAGACTTTCCGCATCGTTCGGCAAGGGCAGGGCGACAATGTGCGCGAGAAGCGCACCTCGCTGGACGGCCCTTCGCGCGAAGTGGTGCGGCAGGGCAATGAGTTGACCTGTTACGCGTCAGACAAGCGCGCGCTGATGGCTTGCCGGATCAGTGCCATGCGCTTGTTCCCGGCGATGCTGCCGGACGACGTGGAGGACATCTCCCGCTCCTATGTCCTCAAGCGCACCGGTCATGACCGCGTGGCGCAGCGCGATTGCCAGTGGCTGGATCTGCAGCCGCGCGATCAGCAGCGCTACACGCTGCGGCTGTGCATCGAGCCCACCAGCTATCTGCCCTTGAAGGCCATCACCCTTACGCCGCGCGGCGATGCGGTGGAGCAGTTCACCTTCACCAATGTGGAGCTGGTCGGGGCCAAGGACAAGAAAGCGTACAAGCCGCGGCTGGCTCAGAAGATGCCGATAGGCCAGGGCCGCATGATGGGCGCGGGCGCGGACGAAGCGGCGCAAAGCGATGTGACCGGTTTGCCGCAAGGCTTCCGTCTATTGCGTTCGGCGCAGCGCGTCCTGCCCGGCGCCGGCAACAAGCAAGTTCGGAACATGGTGCTGTCCGATGGCCTGGTGATGCTGTCCGTCTTCGCAGAGCCGGCGCCGTCCGACAATGCCAAGCTGGAACGCGCGGGCAATCTGCATGGCGCCATCAATATGGCGACCAGTTATCAAAACGATGTGCGCTTGACGGCGGTGGGCGATCTGCCCCCGACGGCCTTGATCGCCTTGCTTAAGGGCATGCACATCAAGGGTGATTAA
- a CDS encoding sigma-E factor negative regulatory protein, with product MKETISALIDGELEGPEADKAIKAIAEDEGLDEAWGSYHLIGDAMRANRLASIDVRARVAERLAAEPTVLAPRRWVRPRKVRAASAVALAASVSFAAVVGWQQLSHRNAAMSPIADRGVPVQLAAQPAMADQDDPYVLAHQEVTADQSVMRVSYGNGARH from the coding sequence ATGAAAGAAACAATTTCCGCGCTGATAGACGGCGAACTGGAAGGCCCGGAAGCGGACAAGGCCATCAAAGCCATCGCCGAGGACGAAGGTCTGGACGAGGCCTGGGGAAGCTATCATCTGATCGGCGACGCCATGCGCGCCAATCGACTGGCCTCCATCGATGTGCGCGCCCGCGTGGCAGAGCGTCTGGCTGCGGAACCGACCGTGCTCGCGCCGCGCCGCTGGGTGCGTCCGCGCAAGGTGCGCGCCGCCAGCGCTGTGGCTTTGGCCGCCAGCGTCAGCTTCGCCGCCGTGGTGGGTTGGCAGCAACTGAGCCATCGCAACGCGGCGATGTCGCCGATAGCCGATCGCGGCGTGCCGGTGCAGTTGGCCGCTCAGCCGGCGATGGCGGATCAAGACGATCCTTACGTGCTGGCGCATCAGGAAGTGACCGCCGATCAAAGCGTGATGCGTGTGTCTTATGGAAACGGAGCTCGCCACTGA